The Pantoea phytobeneficialis genome has a segment encoding these proteins:
- a CDS encoding GntR family transcriptional regulator — MKGFAGETRTLTIEIPEHLDLSGLPAFERISILLRENIISGNLVAGQALAEIELAALCDSSRNTLREALRFLHGEGLVNYHQNRGVFVRQLDKRDVRDIFKARRHLEVLALTVNSPISDFHLARMAQHLDNAAQAAANEAWRSVGTHSLRFHQSIVQMLGCARFNDFFSVLLAQLRLLFCSGAGERDFQLPWIARDREILALLSQQQSEAACRALIDYLDYSERQLTATFSHPLSQGESY; from the coding sequence ATGAAAGGTTTTGCCGGAGAAACCCGTACCTTAACCATTGAAATTCCAGAACATCTTGATCTATCGGGTTTGCCTGCCTTTGAGCGGATTTCGATTTTGCTGCGAGAAAATATCATCAGCGGCAACCTGGTTGCGGGACAGGCATTGGCGGAGATCGAACTGGCAGCGTTATGCGATAGCTCGCGTAACACGCTTCGCGAAGCGCTGCGCTTTTTACATGGCGAAGGGCTGGTGAATTATCACCAGAATCGCGGGGTGTTTGTTCGTCAGCTCGATAAGCGCGATGTGCGTGACATTTTCAAGGCGCGTCGGCATCTGGAAGTACTGGCGCTGACGGTCAACAGCCCGATCAGTGATTTTCACCTGGCGCGTATGGCGCAGCATCTGGATAACGCCGCCCAAGCTGCGGCGAACGAGGCGTGGCGCAGCGTCGGTACCCACAGTCTGCGTTTTCATCAAAGCATCGTGCAGATGCTGGGTTGTGCGCGTTTTAATGATTTTTTCAGCGTGCTGCTGGCGCAATTACGTCTGCTGTTTTGCAGCGGAGCCGGCGAACGTGACTTTCAGTTGCCGTGGATTGCGCGTGACCGCGAAATCCTGGCATTACTGAGCCAACAACAAAGTGAGGCGGCGTGTCGTGCGCTGATTGACTATCTCGATTACTCGGAGCGTCAACTGACCGCCACCTTTAGCCATCCTCTTTCTCAAGGAGAATCATACTGA
- a CDS encoding amino acid ABC transporter permease/ATP-binding protein, whose amino-acid sequence MQFDWPYLISLFHYADFWRASWLVVQLSVLTWLGGIVLGLGVALAKQSRNAVLRNAAACYIWLFRSLPLLVLLIFIFNLPQIFPATSGVLSNPFAAGLLALIISETAYIAEIHRGGLLSVQRGQFEAGRALGLNNAQIRLSIIIPQALRISLPTLVNEFITIVKMTSLVSVISLSEILMVGERLYTDNFKVMETLLAVACYYVLIVTLFERLFGWLERRWDVQNRTPAAFDVAQARARLPAPQVQTRKSHSASAKPILQLTGLSKAFNGKTVLRDINLSVQPGEVISIIGPSGSGKTTLIRMVNGLETMDQGSVELLGQEFIRAGQRENALPYRAQITRLGMVFQGFNLFPHKTVLENLMLAPRLHNLDSREDLHQRSLAMLDKVGMLEHATKYPHQLSGGQQQRVAIARTLVMKPAVVLFDEPTSALDPERVSEVLQVIEKLAEEGITMLIVTHEMKFAFAISDRVVFMEQGRIEIDASPAEIRQMRDHRIFRFIDDMATA is encoded by the coding sequence ATGCAATTTGACTGGCCTTACCTGATAAGTTTATTTCACTACGCAGACTTCTGGCGGGCCAGTTGGCTGGTGGTACAACTCAGTGTGCTGACCTGGTTAGGCGGAATCGTGCTGGGGCTGGGAGTCGCGCTGGCAAAACAGTCGCGCAATGCCGTGCTGCGTAACGCTGCTGCCTGTTACATCTGGCTGTTCCGCAGTTTGCCACTGTTGGTGCTGCTGATTTTTATCTTTAACCTGCCGCAAATTTTCCCGGCAACCAGCGGCGTGCTTTCTAACCCATTCGCCGCCGGTTTGCTGGCGTTGATTATCAGCGAAACCGCTTATATCGCTGAGATTCACCGTGGTGGCTTGCTGTCCGTGCAGCGTGGGCAGTTTGAAGCGGGCAGGGCGTTAGGACTCAACAACGCCCAGATCCGTTTGAGCATCATCATTCCCCAGGCATTACGCATCTCACTGCCAACGCTGGTGAACGAGTTTATCACCATCGTGAAGATGACCTCGTTGGTGTCGGTGATCTCGCTATCAGAAATTCTGATGGTGGGTGAGCGTCTGTATACCGACAACTTCAAGGTGATGGAAACGCTGCTGGCGGTGGCCTGTTACTACGTTCTGATTGTCACCCTGTTCGAACGGCTATTCGGCTGGCTGGAGCGTCGTTGGGATGTGCAGAATCGCACCCCGGCAGCTTTTGATGTCGCCCAGGCCAGAGCCCGTTTACCGGCTCCGCAGGTGCAGACACGTAAAAGCCATAGCGCGTCAGCCAAACCGATTCTGCAATTAACCGGCCTGAGCAAAGCCTTTAATGGCAAGACGGTGCTGCGGGATATCAACCTTAGCGTCCAGCCCGGCGAAGTGATCTCAATTATCGGTCCTTCAGGCTCCGGCAAAACCACCTTGATCCGCATGGTCAATGGTCTGGAGACGATGGACCAGGGCAGCGTGGAACTGCTGGGGCAAGAATTTATCCGTGCCGGTCAGCGTGAAAATGCCTTGCCTTATCGGGCGCAGATCACCCGACTTGGCATGGTATTCCAGGGCTTCAATCTGTTCCCGCACAAAACGGTGCTGGAGAACCTGATGTTGGCTCCGCGTCTGCACAACCTCGATAGCCGTGAAGATCTGCATCAACGCAGTCTGGCGATGCTGGATAAAGTCGGCATGTTGGAACATGCCACCAAATATCCGCATCAGTTATCCGGCGGCCAGCAGCAGCGAGTGGCGATTGCACGTACTCTGGTGATGAAACCGGCGGTGGTGTTATTTGATGAGCCGACCTCCGCGCTGGACCCGGAGCGCGTCAGCGAAGTGTTGCAGGTGATTGAAAAGCTGGCAGAGGAGGGGATTACCATGCTGATCGTCACCCATGAGATGAAGTTTGCTTTTGCCATTTCTGATCGTGTGGTGTTTATGGAGCAAGGGCGCATTGAAATTGACGCTTCACCGGCTGAGATTCGTCAAATGCGCGATCACCGCATCTTCCGTTTTATTGACGATATGGCCACGGCCTGA
- a CDS encoding ABC transporter substrate-binding protein, which translates to MKTMLRMACLAAPVFFSVAQAATLVPGSLTIGSDLTYPPYNFLKQDKPAGFDAEFIDLIASPMKLKPVVKDTRFASLILGLKSNKFDVVASTLYVTPERAQQVDFLPYMKTGGSLLVTASSSFAPQKPEDLCGKRVASIKGGAWIARLNKVSVDYCQPKGLGAISVREFPTSPEATQALLSAAVDVQYEDAAVAKATVEKTGNRLKISSQQMIYPVVVGLAVNKDNPQLLSALKASFAQKVSDGSYRALLQKYNLQMPDADETAKALAGTL; encoded by the coding sequence ATGAAAACGATGTTACGCATGGCCTGTCTTGCCGCACCTGTGTTTTTCAGCGTGGCCCAGGCTGCCACCCTTGTACCCGGTAGTCTGACCATTGGCTCTGACCTGACGTATCCGCCGTATAACTTCCTCAAACAGGATAAACCAGCGGGCTTTGATGCCGAGTTTATTGACCTGATCGCCTCACCGATGAAACTCAAGCCGGTGGTGAAGGACACCCGTTTTGCCAGCCTGATCCTCGGTCTGAAAAGCAACAAATTCGACGTCGTGGCTTCCACGCTTTACGTCACGCCTGAACGGGCGCAGCAGGTGGATTTCCTGCCGTATATGAAGACCGGGGGTTCGCTGCTGGTGACCGCCAGCTCCAGTTTTGCTCCGCAGAAACCGGAAGATCTGTGCGGTAAGCGGGTAGCATCGATCAAAGGCGGAGCCTGGATCGCCCGGTTGAATAAGGTGTCTGTTGACTACTGTCAGCCTAAAGGGCTGGGGGCTATTTCGGTACGTGAATTCCCGACCTCGCCGGAAGCCACTCAGGCTTTGCTGTCAGCCGCGGTGGATGTGCAGTACGAAGATGCTGCCGTCGCCAAAGCCACCGTCGAAAAAACCGGTAACCGCCTGAAAATCTCTTCTCAGCAGATGATTTATCCCGTGGTGGTGGGGCTGGCGGTGAATAAAGACAATCCACAGCTGTTGAGCGCGCTGAAAGCCTCGTTTGCACAGAAGGTGAGCGACGGTAGCTATCGAGCGCTGTTGCAGAAATACAACCTGCAAATGCCGGATGCCGATGAAACCGCCAAAGCGCTGGCAGGCACGCTGTAA
- a CDS encoding NADPH-dependent FMN reductase — protein MKFVTLTCSLRSGSVNAAIASTLPELAPEGVVFEALGSPGEFPHYSMDTEMAGFPAAVVAMAEQIKQADGLVIITPEYNHSIPGLLKNALDWLSRVNPQPLAGKPVLIQSASPGKLGGVRAQMHLRQILGYFDAKVLNKPEAMIGDVGHKVIDGVLVDEDTKRFLTRQLVAFTEFAGH, from the coding sequence ATGAAGTTTGTCACATTAACCTGTAGTTTGCGCAGTGGTTCGGTGAATGCCGCCATCGCCAGTACCTTACCGGAACTGGCTCCTGAGGGCGTGGTGTTTGAGGCACTGGGCTCGCCTGGCGAATTCCCGCATTACAGCATGGACACCGAAATGGCCGGATTCCCGGCGGCGGTGGTCGCGATGGCTGAACAGATTAAGCAGGCCGATGGTCTGGTGATCATTACGCCGGAATACAACCATTCGATACCGGGTTTGCTGAAAAACGCACTCGACTGGTTGTCACGGGTCAATCCCCAGCCACTGGCCGGGAAACCGGTGCTGATTCAATCCGCTTCGCCGGGCAAATTAGGCGGGGTGCGGGCGCAGATGCATCTGCGGCAAATCCTTGGCTATTTCGACGCCAAAGTTCTGAATAAGCCAGAAGCGATGATCGGCGATGTCGGCCATAAGGTGATTGACGGTGTGCTGGTGGATGAAGACACCAAACGCTTCCTGACACGGCAACTGGTGGCCTTTACCGAGTTTGCCGGACACTAA
- a CDS encoding porin: MKLTTLALLAPWIFIGSHASAAEIYNKDGNKLDLYGLVSGLRYFSDDKSQDGDQSYMRVGFKGQTQISDLLIGYGQWQSQFNTNQAESESDSMFTRLGFAGIKAGKYGSFDYGRNVGVLYDALSLTDMQPEFDALTYNTDQFMFRRGNSLATYRNTGFFGAVQGLDFTLQYQGKNDGGGEPGARDVLRQNGDGYGMSVAWAFGDGFKAVGAFTHSDRTREQNSTASGIMGRGDHAEAYSAALKYDAHGWYVATMYTQAYNASRFGSRSGSDIYGYANQSQIFEVFAQYTFDSGFVPFIAYNQARAKDLGLAGNGKLYGNQDLVRFVDFGTSYLFNQNMLAYVDYKLNLIDSSDFTTAAGVSTDDVLAIGLVYQF, encoded by the coding sequence ATGAAGCTCACAACACTGGCGCTGTTAGCACCGTGGATTTTTATCGGCAGCCACGCCTCAGCAGCCGAAATTTATAACAAAGATGGCAACAAATTAGACTTATATGGACTCGTGTCCGGCTTGCGCTATTTTAGCGATGATAAAAGTCAGGACGGCGATCAATCCTATATGCGCGTCGGCTTCAAAGGGCAGACACAGATTTCTGATCTGCTTATCGGCTATGGACAATGGCAAAGCCAGTTCAATACCAATCAGGCCGAAAGTGAAAGCGACTCGATGTTCACTCGCCTGGGGTTTGCCGGGATCAAAGCCGGTAAATATGGTTCCTTTGACTATGGGCGCAACGTCGGGGTGTTATACGATGCACTCAGCCTGACCGATATGCAGCCCGAGTTTGACGCCCTGACCTACAATACCGACCAGTTTATGTTCCGGCGCGGCAACAGCCTGGCGACATACCGCAATACCGGTTTCTTTGGTGCGGTTCAGGGGCTGGATTTTACCCTGCAATATCAGGGTAAAAATGATGGCGGTGGAGAACCCGGCGCGCGCGATGTCCTGCGACAAAATGGCGACGGCTACGGGATGTCGGTTGCCTGGGCGTTTGGCGATGGCTTTAAAGCCGTCGGTGCCTTTACCCATTCCGACCGCACCCGCGAGCAGAACAGCACCGCCAGCGGCATCATGGGGCGGGGCGATCATGCGGAAGCTTACTCGGCCGCACTGAAATATGATGCGCATGGCTGGTATGTCGCCACCATGTACACCCAGGCGTACAACGCTTCACGCTTTGGTTCCCGCAGCGGTTCTGACATCTATGGCTATGCCAACCAGTCGCAAATCTTCGAAGTTTTTGCTCAATACACCTTTGACTCAGGCTTTGTTCCGTTTATCGCCTATAACCAGGCTCGGGCTAAAGATCTCGGTCTGGCGGGCAATGGCAAGCTGTATGGCAATCAGGATCTGGTGAGATTTGTCGATTTCGGTACGTCATATCTTTTCAATCAAAATATGCTCGCCTATGTCGACTATAAGCTGAACCTGATCGATAGCAGCGATTTCACAACCGCAGCGGGTGTCTCCACTGACGATGTCCTCGCCATCGGTCTGGTGTATCAGTTTTAA
- a CDS encoding alpha/beta fold hydrolase, which produces MAFVTTKDGVNIFFKDWGPKEAQPIVFHHGWPLTADDWDNQMLFFLAQGYRVIAIDRRGHGRSDQVSDGHDMDHYAADASAVAEHLDLHHAVHIGHSTGGGQVARYVAKYGQPQGRVAKAVLISAVPPLMLKTASNPNGTPLEVFDSFRAALAANRAQFYLDVASGPFYGFNRPGAEISQGTIQNWWRQGMIGSAKAHYEGIKAFSETDQTEDLKAITVPTLVLQGDDDQVVPYKAAALLQDELLPNSILKIYPGFPHGMHTTHADVINADLLAFIRA; this is translated from the coding sequence ATGGCATTTGTAACGACAAAAGATGGCGTGAATATTTTCTTTAAAGACTGGGGCCCCAAAGAGGCTCAACCGATTGTTTTCCATCACGGTTGGCCGTTAACGGCGGATGACTGGGACAATCAGATGCTGTTCTTTCTGGCGCAAGGTTACCGGGTGATTGCGATTGATCGTCGCGGTCATGGTCGCTCGGACCAGGTCAGTGACGGACATGATATGGACCATTACGCAGCAGATGCGTCAGCGGTAGCGGAACATCTTGACCTGCATCATGCGGTGCATATCGGCCACTCTACCGGTGGTGGTCAGGTGGCCCGCTATGTTGCCAAATATGGCCAGCCGCAGGGGCGTGTTGCCAAAGCGGTGTTGATCAGCGCGGTGCCTCCGTTGATGTTAAAAACCGCCAGCAATCCCAATGGCACCCCGCTGGAGGTGTTCGATAGTTTTCGCGCCGCGCTGGCGGCAAACCGTGCGCAGTTCTACCTTGATGTCGCTTCCGGCCCTTTCTATGGTTTCAACCGTCCAGGTGCAGAGATTTCCCAGGGAACGATTCAGAACTGGTGGCGTCAGGGGATGATCGGCAGCGCCAAAGCGCATTACGAAGGGATCAAAGCCTTTTCGGAAACCGATCAGACGGAAGATTTAAAGGCCATCACCGTTCCCACCCTGGTGTTGCAGGGCGATGACGATCAGGTGGTGCCCTATAAAGCGGCCGCCTTGTTGCAGGATGAGTTACTGCCAAACAGCATCTTAAAGATTTACCCCGGCTTCCCTCACGGTATGCACACCACCCACGCTGATGTGATCAACGCCGACCTGCTGGCGTTTATTCGCGCCTAG
- a CDS encoding response regulator transcription factor, with product MNHIVYVVDDDESVRSALSNLLSSENYDVIAFSTAQAFLDYAFPQVPGCLILDINMPGADGFAVANALNARGYVIPTIFLTGFGTIPVTVRAMKTGACEFLTKPVDPDRILQAVAEALAIAEENLASSQEKYDITSRHQSLTPRESEVMLLAISGLLNKQIAAEMGISEITAKVHKRRVMEKMNVRSLSDLVRAAERLNILSTRRR from the coding sequence ATGAATCACATAGTTTACGTTGTTGATGATGACGAGTCGGTACGTTCTGCTCTGAGTAACCTACTTAGCTCAGAAAATTATGACGTTATCGCTTTTTCTACCGCCCAGGCCTTTCTTGACTATGCGTTTCCACAGGTTCCCGGTTGTCTGATTCTGGATATTAATATGCCGGGTGCCGATGGTTTTGCCGTGGCGAATGCGCTGAATGCGCGTGGTTATGTTATCCCAACCATTTTTCTCACCGGTTTCGGCACCATTCCGGTTACGGTTCGGGCGATGAAAACCGGCGCTTGTGAGTTCCTGACCAAGCCGGTCGATCCGGATCGCATATTACAAGCGGTGGCCGAGGCGCTGGCGATCGCGGAAGAGAATCTGGCTTCCTCGCAGGAAAAGTACGACATCACGTCCCGCCATCAATCGCTGACGCCGCGTGAAAGTGAGGTGATGTTGCTGGCGATCAGCGGCCTGCTCAATAAGCAAATCGCCGCTGAGATGGGTATCAGTGAAATCACCGCCAAGGTACACAAACGTCGGGTGATGGAAAAAATGAATGTCCGTTCGTTATCCGACCTGGTGCGTGCTGCTGAACGACTGAATATTCTCAGCACGCGCCGTCGCTAA